A DNA window from Tachysurus fulvidraco isolate hzauxx_2018 chromosome 4, HZAU_PFXX_2.0, whole genome shotgun sequence contains the following coding sequences:
- the ogfrl1 gene encoding opioid growth factor receptor-like protein 1 has product MGNLMGALRYKEPSTVEECDSTWETDSESDEHPGGEQDSGVSESIAFSESGHCEEQQDGFLKFNDTAESSTKMKRSFYAAKDLYKYRHSYPNYKEPRLKNEYRNLRFYLNKIPLVPDGIYVEEILTKWKGDYDKLEHNHTYIQWLFPLREQGLNFYAHELTQDEIKEFQNTPEAKQRFVLAYAIMLDFFGIKLLDKNGNVARAPNWNDRFQHLNESQHNYLRITRILKSLGELGFESYKLPLVHLLLEEALVQGTLANMRHSALEYFVYTLRNHSQRRALLRFAQCHYQPPENFIWGPPKRKGSPGTRASRMESPLDRSVRIPRALKQGSPNRPDEEIDGMDGREVAEWKATKLSRIHQQSRRDTEEYIETVPL; this is encoded by the exons ATGGGAAATCTGATGGGCGCTCTGAGGTACAAGGAGCCGAGCACCGTGGAGGAATGTGACTCGACCTGGGAGACGGACTCGGAGAGCGACGAGCATCCGGGAGGAGAGCAGGACAGCGGGGTGTCCGAGTCCATCGCTTTTTCGGAGTCAGGGCACTGTGAAGAGCAGCAAGACGGCTTTCTTAAG TTTAATGACACAGCTGAGTCATCCACTAAGATGAAAAGAAGCTTTTATGCTGCCAAGGACCTGTACAAGTACCGCCATAGTTATCCG AATTACAAGGAGCCTCGGCTGAAAAATGAGTACCGCAATCTGAGATTCTATCTGAATAAGATTCCTCTGGTTCCAGatg GAATCTATGTTGAAGAGATCCTCACCAAATGGAAGGGTGACTACGACAAGCTTGAGCACAatcacacatatatacaatg GCTTTTCCCTCTCAGGGAACAAGGCCTCAATTTCTATGCCCATGAACTCACTCAGGACGAGATTAAG GAATTTCAGAACACCCCAGAAGCCAAGCAGCGCTTCGTGCTGGCATACGCCATCATGTTGGACTTCTTTGGGATCAAGCTTCTAGATAAGAATGGAAACGTAGCCCGTGCACCAAACTGGAATGATCGTTTCCAGCACCTAAATGA GTCTCAACACAACTATCTGAGAATCACACGCATCCTGAAGAGCCTGGGTGAGCTAGGCTTCGAGAGCTACAAGCTGCCTCTGGTGCACCTGCTCCTAGAGGAGGCTTTGGTGCAGGGCACACTAGCTAACATGCGCCACAGTGCGCTCGAGTACTTTGTCTACACGCTGCGAAATCACAGCCAGAGACGTGCACTGCTGCGCTTCGCCCAGTGCCACTACCAACCTCCTGAGAACTTCATCTGGGGGCCTCCAAAGAGGAAAGGCTCTCCTGGGACAAGAGCGAGCAGAATGGAGTCTCCACTAGACAGGAGTGTAAGAATACCTAGAGCTTTAAAGCAGGGGAGTCCAAACAGGCCGGATGAAGAGATAGATGGGATGGATGGGAGGGAAGTAGCAGAGTGGAAAGCAACAAAGCTATCTAGGATCCATCAGCAGAGTAGGAGAGATACAGAGGAATACATTGAAACTGTACCTCTTTGA